The following coding sequences are from one Humulus lupulus chromosome X, drHumLupu1.1, whole genome shotgun sequence window:
- the LOC133805922 gene encoding uncharacterized protein LOC133805922, translating into MTTSTVPPMAPAMATFPPLIPPSDAAPPSVASSSTNPEGIGQAMLSSSSPVHHSSPLPAIYLSSRAPPVGINGGFRVLVASTTTTCQPSQLDRTYHLGTGDNPNFLISPKILTGQENFQSWKRAASISIAAKNKTQFINGSLPQPPPSDPYFDAWVQCNSMVMAWLLQSVSQEIAASIMFQESASDMWNDLHERFNQGNGPKIF; encoded by the coding sequence ATGACTACTTCAACAGTTCCTCCGATGGCTCCGGCGATGGCAACCTTCCCTCCACTGATACCTCCCTCTGATGCTGCTCCTCCTAGTGTTGCGTCTTCATCTACAAATCCTGAAGGGATCGGTCAAGCCATGCTCTCATCTTCCTCTCCAGTCCATCATTCTTCCCCTTTGCCTGCCATATATTTGAGCAGTCGAGCTCCTCCTGTCGGCATTAATGGTGGATTCAGAGTTCTTGTTGCCTCCACAACAACAACTTGTCAACCTTCCCAATTGGATCGTACCTATCACTTGGGAACTGGAGACAACCCTAATTTTCTGATTTCTCCAAAAATTCTAACGGGTCAAGAGAACTTCCAATCATGGAAGAGAGCTGCTTCAATTTCTATTGCAGCAAAGAACAAAACCCAGTTCATTAATGGGTCTCTGCCCCAACCCCCTCCTTCTGATCCTTACTTTGATGCTTGGGTTCAATGTAACAGTATGGTCATGGCTTGGTTATTGCAATCTGTATCTCAAGAAATTGCAGCCAGCATCATGTTTCAAGAATCGGCGAGCGATATGTGGAATGATCTTCATGAGAGGTTCAACCAAGGAAATGGTCCTAAGATTTTTTAG